Proteins found in one Kangiella sediminilitoris genomic segment:
- a CDS encoding acyl-CoA dehydrogenase yields the protein MIGLVELLIMLAVMAFCAYQRMAMKKAMVINGAALAVLLVFVDNSWGFFLSLLVYAVVALFYLLPDLRIDWISRKLYRFMQQVLPPMNETEKTALEAGDVWWEGELFRGKPDWRTLLEYKKPTLTEEEQSFVDNETEELCGMLDDWEVVHKRKDLPPEVWDFIKEKGFLGMIIPKEYGGKGFSALAHSTVVTKLATRCPSAAVTVMVPNSLGPGELLLHYGTQEQKDHYLPRLAAGKEIPCFALTSPVAGSDAGAIPDKGIVCKGEFNGEETLGIRVTWNKRYITLAPVATIVGLAFKLYDPEGLLGNEDKEDYGITCALIPSDHPGVEIGRRHLPMNQAFMNGTTHGKDVFIPMSMLIGGKDYAGQGWRMLMESLAAGRSISLPAMGTAVAQLSYRMTGAYALVREQFKLPIGRFEGVEEAMAQIAGLTYRTEASRVMTAGAVDMGVKPSVVSAIAKYHMTEMGREIMNHAMDVHAGRAIIMGERNYLANGYMNQPIGITVEGANILTRNLMIFGQGAIRCHPYVLREMLAAQLDDEEEGVKRFDSLLFRHIGYGVSNFFRTLGLGLTAAKIADKPVAGETGKYYQQLTRMSSVLALTSDVAMGTLGGDLKRKERLSARLADVLSHLYLCSTVLKYYEDQDRPLSDLPYVKWNMEYGLYKLQEAFYDFYDNFPNKVVGKALRLIAFPYGKSYSKPSDRLERELVKPMMKDCDLRDRITQFAYVGKTEDDVTGRVELAFKKVLAADEVRYKLRKAMKAKELDKNLTNMERIEQAIEKGIINEEEKQLLTDAETARLDVIQVDDYAHEQISGVISD from the coding sequence AGCTTTATCGTTTTATGCAGCAGGTTCTGCCGCCAATGAACGAAACAGAGAAGACTGCATTAGAGGCCGGCGATGTTTGGTGGGAAGGCGAGTTGTTCAGGGGTAAACCTGACTGGAGAACATTGCTCGAGTATAAAAAGCCAACGCTGACCGAAGAAGAGCAGTCATTCGTAGACAATGAAACCGAAGAGCTCTGTGGAATGCTGGACGACTGGGAAGTTGTCCATAAACGTAAAGATTTACCTCCAGAGGTCTGGGATTTTATTAAAGAAAAAGGTTTTTTAGGAATGATTATTCCTAAGGAGTATGGCGGTAAGGGTTTTTCGGCTTTAGCTCATTCTACTGTTGTTACAAAGTTAGCGACCCGATGCCCAAGCGCGGCAGTCACGGTTATGGTCCCTAACTCATTAGGACCGGGTGAACTGCTTCTTCACTATGGTACACAAGAGCAAAAAGATCATTATTTACCAAGGCTAGCTGCCGGAAAGGAGATTCCCTGCTTTGCTTTGACTTCACCTGTTGCCGGATCAGATGCAGGAGCCATTCCAGATAAAGGTATTGTTTGTAAGGGTGAGTTTAATGGTGAAGAAACTCTGGGTATCAGAGTCACCTGGAACAAACGCTATATTACTTTGGCACCGGTCGCCACGATCGTGGGTTTAGCGTTTAAACTTTACGATCCTGAGGGTTTGCTGGGTAATGAAGATAAAGAAGATTATGGCATAACTTGTGCTCTTATCCCTTCTGATCATCCTGGGGTTGAAATCGGTCGTCGTCACTTACCGATGAACCAGGCATTTATGAATGGTACAACTCATGGTAAGGATGTATTTATCCCAATGAGTATGTTGATCGGTGGGAAGGATTACGCTGGTCAAGGCTGGCGCATGTTAATGGAGAGCCTGGCAGCAGGTCGCTCTATTTCTCTTCCAGCGATGGGTACAGCTGTAGCGCAGTTGTCTTACAGAATGACGGGTGCTTATGCTTTGGTACGTGAACAATTTAAGCTGCCAATTGGTCGATTTGAAGGCGTCGAAGAAGCGATGGCGCAAATTGCTGGTTTAACTTACCGAACTGAAGCGAGCCGGGTTATGACCGCGGGTGCTGTTGATATGGGGGTCAAGCCATCAGTGGTATCAGCTATCGCTAAATATCATATGACTGAAATGGGTCGTGAGATCATGAATCATGCGATGGATGTACATGCGGGCCGAGCCATTATCATGGGCGAGCGTAACTACCTTGCTAATGGCTATATGAATCAGCCAATCGGTATTACTGTAGAGGGTGCCAATATCCTTACTCGTAACCTGATGATATTCGGTCAGGGTGCTATTCGCTGTCATCCTTATGTATTACGGGAAATGCTGGCGGCTCAGCTGGACGATGAGGAAGAAGGCGTTAAGCGTTTTGATAGCCTGCTATTCCGTCATATTGGGTACGGTGTCAGTAATTTCTTCCGTACACTTGGGCTGGGTTTAACGGCTGCAAAAATTGCTGATAAACCAGTGGCAGGTGAAACAGGCAAATATTATCAGCAATTAACTCGAATGAGCTCAGTGCTGGCTTTAACCTCTGATGTTGCAATGGGTACTCTGGGTGGTGATTTAAAACGTAAGGAACGGTTATCAGCAAGGTTAGCTGATGTATTGAGTCACCTTTATCTGTGCTCAACGGTGTTGAAGTATTATGAAGATCAAGACCGTCCATTATCCGACTTGCCTTACGTAAAATGGAATATGGAGTACGGCCTATATAAGCTTCAAGAAGCGTTCTATGATTTTTATGACAACTTCCCAAATAAAGTTGTTGGTAAAGCTTTACGTCTGATCGCTTTTCCTTACGGTAAAAGTTACAGCAAGCCATCAGATCGTTTAGAGCGTGAGCTTGTTAAGCCTATGATGAAAGATTGTGACCTTCGTGATCGCATCACTCAGTTCGCCTACGTTGGTAAAACGGAAGATGATGTAACTGGGCGTGTTGAACTTGCCTTTAAAAAGGTCTTGGCAGCTGATGAAGTTCGTTACAAACTTCGTAAGGCAATGAAAGCCAAGGAATTGGACAAAAACCTAACTAATATGGAACGTATTGAGCAGGCTATTGAAAAAGGGATTATAAACGAGGAAGAAAAGCAGCTTCTTACGGATGCCGAAACGGCGCGTCTAGACGTTATTCAGGTTGATGATTATGCTCATGAACAAATATCAGGAGTTATTTCTGATTAA
- the rimI gene encoding ribosomal protein S18-alanine N-acetyltransferase, with protein MLIRPLTSGDLDQIVAIELEAHEYPWKKSIHNSCIEVDYPSQVLEVDGELAAYAVYNYLYDECHLMNITTRPDRQGQGMATKIIHHIYQDAKQQGMKNVLLEVRASNHPAIQFYLKEGFKEIGRRPGYYPTKEGREDALVMQKDLTC; from the coding sequence ATGTTAATTCGTCCTCTCACTAGCGGCGATCTTGATCAGATAGTAGCTATCGAACTTGAAGCGCATGAATATCCCTGGAAAAAGTCCATTCATAACTCTTGTATTGAAGTGGATTATCCCAGTCAGGTATTAGAGGTAGACGGTGAACTTGCTGCGTATGCAGTTTATAACTATCTATATGATGAATGTCATCTGATGAACATTACAACCCGACCTGATCGACAGGGGCAGGGCATGGCAACAAAAATTATTCATCATATCTACCAAGATGCTAAACAGCAGGGAATGAAAAATGTTTTGCTCGAAGTGAGAGCATCTAACCATCCCGCCATTCAATTTTATCTAAAAGAGGGGTTTAAAGAAATTGGTCGGCGCCCTGGCTATTATCCAACGAAAGAAGGAAGGGAAGACGCTCTTGTAATGCAAAAAGACTTAACTTGTTAA
- a CDS encoding mechanosensitive ion channel family protein — protein MQQRFSQWLQAQGYEFSDITALLSVLGLILVISIAIHFIFHRIVLRFVERMAKNSRRRWRKAFFERKLFSRIAFLLQGVIIYIQASLWLKPDTAVLEWIQTVTILWVLLYVLLTVFSVLDALLDMSRGESSLKGLPLRGLFQSVKIIASVIITILAVSTLIGKSPLIILSGLGAMTAVIMLVFKDPIMGLVAGIQLSANDMLEVGDWLEMPSYGADGDVIEIALTTVKVRNWDQTITTIPTYALISDSFKNWRGMEKSGGRRIMRQVFIDATCVGFLSEDDITRLKKSKVLASYLQQKQQEISDYNQKNDLDLSLSVNGRRMTNLGTFRAYLLHYLQNREDIRQDMTLLVRQGQSSSKGIPIEVYAFTATTKWAEYENIQSDIFDHIFAILPEFGLRLHQSPTGHDFSSLADLKDNNLNGREDSNK, from the coding sequence ATGCAGCAACGATTCAGTCAATGGTTACAGGCACAAGGGTATGAATTTTCCGACATAACAGCTTTGTTGTCTGTTTTAGGATTAATTCTTGTCATATCCATAGCTATTCATTTCATTTTCCATCGCATTGTTTTACGATTTGTCGAGCGGATGGCGAAAAATTCTCGCCGTCGATGGCGCAAGGCTTTTTTCGAACGCAAACTATTCAGTCGCATTGCATTTCTATTGCAAGGCGTGATCATTTACATCCAAGCTTCGTTATGGCTAAAACCGGACACAGCGGTACTGGAATGGATACAGACCGTCACGATCCTATGGGTGTTGTTGTATGTCCTACTGACAGTATTCTCTGTCTTAGATGCGCTGTTGGATATGTCCCGTGGCGAATCCAGTTTAAAAGGACTGCCGTTGCGTGGCTTATTCCAGAGCGTCAAGATAATTGCTTCGGTCATTATCACCATATTAGCTGTTTCGACGTTGATTGGTAAGTCACCTCTGATAATTCTCAGCGGTCTTGGTGCCATGACAGCTGTGATTATGCTGGTGTTTAAAGATCCGATCATGGGGCTTGTTGCAGGAATTCAGTTGTCTGCGAATGATATGCTGGAAGTTGGAGACTGGTTGGAGATGCCATCTTATGGCGCTGACGGTGATGTCATTGAAATAGCTCTGACTACGGTGAAGGTTCGTAACTGGGATCAAACCATCACAACCATACCTACCTATGCACTGATATCTGATTCATTTAAAAACTGGCGAGGTATGGAAAAGTCCGGTGGTCGACGGATCATGAGACAGGTGTTCATTGACGCAACCTGTGTAGGCTTTCTGTCAGAAGATGATATTACCAGATTAAAAAAGTCGAAAGTTCTGGCATCATATCTGCAACAAAAGCAGCAAGAAATATCCGACTATAATCAGAAGAATGACTTAGATTTGAGCCTGAGCGTTAATGGACGCCGGATGACCAATCTTGGGACTTTTAGGGCTTACCTTTTGCATTATCTGCAAAACCGAGAGGATATACGTCAGGACATGACCTTATTGGTGCGTCAGGGACAGTCATCCTCAAAGGGTATTCCGATAGAAGTGTATGCCTTTACAGCTACCACTAAATGGGCTGAATATGAAAATATTCAGTCGGATATCTTCGACCATATATTTGCTATTCTACCTGAGTTTGGTTTGCGTCTTCACCAGTCTCCAACGGGACATGACTTCTCAAGTTTGGCAGACCTGAAAGATAATAATTTGAATGGTCGCGAAGACAGTAACAAATAG
- the prfC gene encoding peptide chain release factor 3, with protein sequence MSKLTSEIENRRTFAIISHPDAGKTTITEKVLLFGKQIQEAGVVKGRKGKHATSDWMEMEKERGISVTTSVMQFPYGGKTVNLLDTPGHEDFSEDTYRTLTAVDSALMVIDGAKGVEARTIKLMEVCRLRDTPIVTFMNKMDRDIRDPIELLDEVEEVLKIKCAPVSWPIGMGKQFKGVYHLLEDKTYLYKSGQGHTIQEERIIEGLDNPELDEAIGSLASDLRDELELVLGASHEFDLQEFLEGKLTPVFFGTALGNFGVDHMLNGLTEWAPSPLPREADEREVKAAEDKFTGFVFKIQANMDPQHRDRIAFVRICSGKYQKGMKMRHVRLGRDIAVNNALTFLAGDREHLEEAYAGDIIGLHNHGTIQIGDTFTEGEILKFRGIPNFAPELFRRVRLRDPMKNKALLKGLVQLSEEGATQVFKPQNSNDLVLGAVGVLQFDVVAARLKNEYKVECIYDQVNVSTARWVTCDDEKKFEEFKRKNSDNLALDGGDNWTYLAPTMVNLNLAIERWPEVKFLETREH encoded by the coding sequence ATGTCTAAGTTGACGTCTGAAATTGAAAATCGCCGCACCTTCGCGATTATTTCTCACCCCGATGCGGGTAAAACAACCATTACGGAAAAAGTTCTGTTATTCGGTAAACAAATCCAGGAAGCGGGTGTGGTCAAAGGACGTAAGGGCAAACATGCGACTTCTGACTGGATGGAAATGGAAAAGGAACGTGGTATTTCTGTCACGACTTCTGTAATGCAGTTTCCCTATGGTGGCAAGACGGTTAACCTGCTGGATACCCCTGGACACGAAGACTTCTCTGAAGATACCTATCGTACCTTAACAGCAGTTGATTCGGCCTTAATGGTGATTGATGGCGCCAAAGGTGTTGAGGCAAGAACCATTAAGTTGATGGAGGTGTGTCGTTTGCGAGATACACCAATCGTTACTTTCATGAACAAAATGGATCGTGATATTCGTGACCCCATCGAGCTGCTGGACGAAGTTGAAGAGGTATTAAAAATTAAGTGCGCACCGGTTTCTTGGCCGATTGGCATGGGTAAGCAGTTCAAGGGAGTTTATCATTTACTGGAAGATAAAACGTATTTATATAAATCAGGCCAGGGCCATACCATACAGGAAGAACGAATCATCGAAGGCCTTGACAATCCTGAGTTGGACGAAGCCATTGGCAGTTTAGCGAGTGATCTGCGTGACGAGCTGGAGCTTGTACTGGGTGCCAGTCATGAGTTTGATCTGCAGGAGTTTTTGGAGGGTAAGTTAACTCCGGTCTTCTTCGGTACCGCTTTGGGTAACTTCGGTGTGGATCATATGTTGAATGGTCTAACCGAGTGGGCTCCATCACCTCTGCCACGCGAAGCAGATGAGCGCGAAGTGAAAGCAGCGGAGGATAAATTTACCGGCTTTGTATTCAAAATTCAGGCTAACATGGATCCTCAGCATCGTGACCGAATCGCTTTTGTCAGAATCTGTAGTGGTAAGTACCAGAAAGGTATGAAAATGCGTCATGTAAGATTGGGACGGGATATTGCAGTGAATAATGCGCTAACCTTCCTTGCTGGTGACCGTGAGCATCTGGAGGAGGCCTATGCGGGAGACATTATTGGCCTTCATAACCATGGCACTATTCAGATCGGTGATACCTTTACTGAGGGTGAAATTCTAAAGTTCCGCGGTATCCCAAACTTTGCTCCAGAATTATTCCGCCGTGTTCGCTTGCGCGATCCGATGAAGAATAAAGCGTTGCTCAAGGGGCTGGTTCAATTATCAGAAGAAGGTGCGACACAGGTCTTTAAGCCACAAAACTCAAATGACCTGGTGTTGGGAGCGGTAGGTGTGCTGCAGTTTGACGTAGTTGCAGCAAGACTTAAAAATGAATATAAAGTAGAGTGTATTTACGACCAGGTGAATGTGTCTACTGCTCGCTGGGTGACCTGTGATGATGAGAAAAAGTTTGAAGAATTTAAACGTAAGAATTCTGATAATCTAGCGCTCGACGGTGGTGACAACTGGACTTATCTAGCGCCAACCATGGTTAATTTGAACTTGGCAATAGAGCGCTGGCCAGAAGTTAAATTCCTTGAGACAAGAGAGCATTAA
- a CDS encoding TatD family hydrolase, with protein MFKPKPKAPNIKLFDSHCHLDFPVFDKDRNVIFDQMRKVGIEGVLIPGVQKDNWRFIRQLAAMRPEVSVALGLHPMFLKEHKKSHIHDLELAAGVKPLAAIGEIGLDFYEKNLDRKTQISLFKAQMEIAKSCRLPVVLHVRKAHEDVLLYLKTMKFQEGGIVHAFNGSMQQAERYRDFGFKLGFGGAMTYPRAVKLRDLAKNLPLTDIVLETDAPDMMPANCDHDHNSPLFIFNNFNTLVELRDEPASQIAEQTTANSRQVLRVS; from the coding sequence ATGTTTAAACCCAAACCGAAAGCGCCAAACATAAAACTGTTCGACAGTCACTGTCACCTCGATTTCCCTGTTTTTGATAAGGATCGGAACGTTATATTTGATCAGATGCGCAAGGTTGGTATTGAGGGAGTTCTGATTCCCGGTGTACAAAAGGATAACTGGAGATTCATTCGGCAGCTTGCCGCGATGCGACCTGAGGTCTCTGTTGCTTTGGGTTTGCATCCGATGTTCCTTAAGGAACATAAAAAGTCTCATATTCATGACCTTGAGCTCGCTGCAGGAGTCAAACCTTTGGCAGCCATAGGTGAAATTGGGCTGGATTTCTACGAGAAAAACCTCGATAGGAAAACTCAAATTAGCTTGTTTAAAGCGCAGATGGAAATCGCAAAGTCTTGTCGGCTTCCTGTGGTGCTGCATGTCCGTAAAGCCCATGAAGATGTCCTGCTGTACTTAAAGACCATGAAATTTCAGGAGGGGGGAATCGTTCACGCATTCAATGGCAGTATGCAACAAGCAGAGCGCTATCGTGACTTTGGTTTTAAGTTGGGGTTTGGTGGTGCCATGACATATCCTCGAGCTGTTAAGCTCAGGGACCTTGCGAAAAATTTGCCCCTAACGGATATTGTTCTAGAAACGGATGCGCCGGACATGATGCCTGCTAACTGCGATCACGATCATAATAGTCCACTCTTCATTTTTAATAATTTTAATACGCTGGTTGAATTACGAGATGAGCCAGCCTCGCAAATTGCTGAGCAAACGACTGCCAATTCTCGGCAGGTTCTGCGCGTATCATAG
- a CDS encoding TonB-dependent receptor domain-containing protein has product MDKNLFFPPVKKLLVTTAVLATLGASNTTIAAEEETGAEAERILVTGSRIRQAQAEGANPVRVLDREYLDQSGLKTVGDILARLPAAGSALNTRFNSSGNFGFPPDGGGVGAGAAQVSLRHMKAKRTLVLVDGIRWVNGSSASGVSNSVDLNTIPISMIERIEILEDGASSIYGSDAIAGVVNVITRKDFDGMEFNAYGGMFDEGDGETGQFDLAFGASGDKHRVFFSLSHYEQDPVDSIERELSALPKPNTGLTRGSSGTPQGRFLFLGQDNDGDGDPDVNNLTINDGVTGIPTYDPNNPGGATDDFHTFTNNDRYNYAEYNLYVTPSQRTSIFGQADYQLTDNVNFYTKALFNNRKSTNRAAPEPMFLGPEAGTGGLADTVSIHETNPYNPFGMTLDENNLIFIGRRPIEGGPRIFKQNVDTTYVGMGLNGDFIAGDSSFYWDLNYTHGKNEAKQTTYGSYNIRHIKNALGPLSDCQAIDGCVPLNIFGGQGDGSGTITQEMLDYIQPVLTDQSENVIDTISANITGDLFEMPAGFVSFAAGIESREYRGYYQPDAIIVAGDSNGVPSTPTRGSYEVDEYYAEFKVPLLADMSAAKDLSLTLAARNSDYSTFGSDTTTKFGLLWRVTDNFMLRGSLSEGFRAPSIGELYSSGSRFDAELADRCSDYVGTQYETNCAALGVPDTYQQLNSQISITTGGNPDLKPETSDSTTFGFVFSPELNVDWVNTLDIKGTYYKHELEGAIEPIDAQAQLDLCVNTLDPQFCNGISRTSGGAINGFNNRLVNIGAIDTSGYDIEISYTSPQYDWGMLNASWVNTFVNEYVEESLGQRVDLAGIERNDSGIPEWKSRLAMGWKFENLAFNWTVRHVDSLTESCSDFLDGTPDSLTNLGLCSNPNTANNSLSTNKLDASTYSDFQFSYFPELEDVDMELTVGINNAFNEAPPACYSCSLNGYDPSVYDPEGSFSYVSVKMKF; this is encoded by the coding sequence ATGGATAAAAATCTATTTTTTCCACCCGTAAAAAAATTGTTAGTGACCACGGCAGTACTTGCCACTTTGGGCGCTAGCAATACCACCATAGCAGCTGAAGAAGAAACCGGTGCGGAAGCAGAACGAATTCTTGTGACAGGTTCTCGTATCCGTCAGGCTCAGGCCGAAGGGGCTAATCCCGTACGAGTTCTGGATCGCGAATACCTTGATCAGTCTGGTTTGAAAACCGTCGGTGATATTCTTGCTCGTTTACCTGCCGCAGGTTCAGCTTTAAATACACGCTTTAACAGTAGTGGTAACTTTGGTTTCCCACCTGATGGCGGTGGCGTAGGTGCTGGCGCTGCTCAGGTTTCGTTGCGTCATATGAAGGCAAAGAGAACTTTGGTGCTAGTAGATGGTATTCGTTGGGTCAATGGTTCCTCAGCATCGGGTGTCTCTAATTCCGTAGACTTAAATACCATTCCAATTAGTATGATTGAGCGCATCGAAATTCTCGAAGATGGCGCTTCATCAATTTACGGTTCTGATGCGATTGCAGGGGTTGTTAACGTTATTACCCGAAAAGATTTTGACGGCATGGAGTTCAACGCTTATGGCGGTATGTTTGATGAAGGCGATGGTGAAACCGGTCAATTTGATTTAGCGTTTGGTGCTTCCGGCGATAAACATCGTGTCTTCTTCAGTTTGAGTCATTATGAGCAAGACCCGGTTGACTCTATTGAGCGTGAATTATCAGCTTTGCCTAAACCAAATACCGGTTTAACTCGTGGTAGTTCGGGCACGCCTCAGGGGCGGTTCCTATTTTTAGGTCAGGATAATGATGGTGATGGCGATCCCGATGTAAATAACTTAACCATTAATGATGGTGTCACTGGGATCCCAACCTATGATCCTAACAATCCGGGTGGGGCGACCGATGATTTTCATACTTTCACAAACAATGACCGTTACAACTATGCTGAATATAACTTGTATGTAACGCCCAGCCAAAGAACGTCAATTTTTGGCCAGGCCGATTATCAGCTAACCGATAACGTGAACTTCTATACCAAGGCTTTGTTTAACAATCGGAAGTCAACTAACCGTGCAGCACCTGAGCCAATGTTTTTAGGGCCAGAGGCCGGTACAGGTGGTCTAGCTGATACGGTCAGTATTCATGAAACTAACCCGTACAACCCCTTTGGTATGACATTGGACGAGAATAACTTGATCTTCATCGGTCGTCGTCCTATTGAAGGTGGTCCACGTATCTTTAAACAAAATGTTGATACGACTTATGTTGGAATGGGCTTAAATGGTGATTTCATAGCCGGTGATAGTAGCTTCTACTGGGACTTGAATTACACCCATGGTAAGAATGAGGCCAAACAAACTACCTATGGTAGCTACAATATTCGCCATATCAAAAACGCGCTAGGTCCACTTTCCGACTGTCAGGCAATCGACGGCTGTGTGCCATTAAATATCTTTGGCGGTCAGGGTGACGGCTCTGGAACCATTACTCAAGAGATGCTTGACTATATTCAGCCCGTATTGACAGACCAGAGTGAGAATGTAATTGATACTATTTCTGCGAACATTACAGGTGACCTTTTTGAGATGCCGGCCGGTTTTGTGTCTTTCGCAGCAGGTATCGAGTCCCGTGAATATCGTGGTTATTATCAGCCTGATGCGATTATCGTGGCAGGGGATAGTAATGGTGTTCCTTCGACGCCAACTCGCGGTTCTTATGAAGTAGATGAGTATTATGCGGAGTTTAAGGTCCCTCTACTGGCTGATATGTCAGCTGCTAAGGATTTAAGCTTAACACTTGCAGCGAGAAACTCGGACTATAGTACTTTCGGTTCTGATACCACAACGAAGTTTGGCCTTTTATGGCGCGTAACCGATAACTTTATGCTACGTGGCTCTTTATCGGAAGGTTTCCGAGCTCCTAGTATCGGAGAACTTTATTCCAGTGGTTCGCGTTTCGATGCTGAGTTAGCGGATCGTTGTAGTGATTACGTTGGTACTCAGTATGAAACAAACTGTGCTGCGCTAGGGGTCCCTGACACTTACCAGCAGCTTAACAGTCAGATCTCAATCACAACAGGTGGTAATCCAGACTTAAAACCTGAAACGTCAGACAGCACCACTTTCGGTTTTGTTTTCAGTCCAGAACTGAACGTTGACTGGGTTAATACTCTGGATATCAAAGGTACTTATTACAAGCATGAACTCGAAGGTGCTATTGAACCAATCGATGCTCAGGCGCAGCTGGATCTATGTGTTAATACTCTGGACCCGCAGTTCTGTAATGGTATCAGCCGTACCAGTGGCGGAGCGATCAATGGCTTCAATAATCGACTGGTTAATATCGGTGCTATTGATACATCCGGCTATGATATTGAGATTAGCTATACCAGTCCGCAATATGACTGGGGTATGTTAAATGCCAGCTGGGTTAATACTTTTGTTAACGAGTACGTCGAGGAGTCATTGGGGCAACGAGTCGATCTCGCCGGTATTGAGCGAAATGATTCCGGTATTCCTGAGTGGAAGTCTCGCCTGGCGATGGGCTGGAAATTTGAGAACCTGGCGTTTAACTGGACAGTACGTCATGTAGATAGCCTGACAGAGTCTTGTAGTGACTTCCTGGATGGAACACCTGATAGCTTAACTAATTTAGGTTTATGCTCTAATCCAAACACTGCGAATAATTCTCTATCAACTAATAAGCTGGATGCCAGTACATACAGTGACTTCCAGTTCAGCTATTTCCCTGAGCTAGAGGA